One region of Triticum aestivum cultivar Chinese Spring chromosome 6B, IWGSC CS RefSeq v2.1, whole genome shotgun sequence genomic DNA includes:
- the LOC123133753 gene encoding uncharacterized protein, which produces MPTPAPHLVDEILEEIFLRLPTPAELARASTACPRFRRIITDRSFLRRHRKRHPPPLLGLVNVDGSFQPAEAPHPSAPLARALADAADFTYSFVPVPSSGIPWHVRDVCDGRVLLEACQVLETLKDMAVCDPLSRRYVLLPPIPTDLAVQEEYPFDIVPILAPIGDDEDDVSFKVICLAIYGSKLTAFVFSSVTQQWCMAASIGWSLLGVHHGPLGPCMLSTYGFCGLSGFDNEGGCFYLASPLLDKLFVLDTQKMEFFTVNHHTGYYVLLKLLPGRILEVLARYDDPHRIQDRIMPGIVVGREGYLEMFSLIGDHSPNGSFDLYHTTQQSNGESSNEWRMKNIIPLPGGHDYFTMSAAEGFLFLGATTKDQVDFDRESGPPLSRTDWDVDYFSLEVKTSEVRKVCTSKGKFFHAEHVHWYFGYPPPLSKPSV; this is translated from the coding sequence ATGCCCACGCCGGCGCCGCACCTCGTCGACGAAATCCTGGAGGAGATCTTCCTCCGCCTGCCCACCCCGGCCGAGCTCGCCCGCGCCTCAACCGCCTGCCCCCGTTTCCGCCGCATCATCACCGACCGCTCCTTCCTCCGCCGCCACCGCAAACGCCACCCACCTCCGCTCCTCGGCCTCGTAAACGTGGATGGCAGCTTCCAACCAGCCGAGGCGCCCCACCCCTCCGCCCCGCTCGCCCGCGCTCTCGCCGACGCCGCTGATTTCACCTACTCCTTCGTCCCCGTGCCCAGCAGTGGCATCCCCTGGCATGTCCGCGACGTCTGCGATGGCCGAGTCCTCCTCGAGGCCTGCCAAGTTTTGGAGACCCTCAAAGACATGGCGGTGTGCGATCCCTTGTCACGCCGCTACGTGCTGCTCCCGCCCATACCGACGGACCTCGCTGTCCAGGAAGAGTACCCATTTGATATCGTGCCCATCCTTGCTCCCatcggggatgatgaagatgatgtgTCGTTCAAGGTGATATGCTTAGCCATCTATGGTTCCAAGCTAACCGCCTTTGTCTTCTCGTCTGTCACACAGCAATGGTGTATGGCTGCATCTATCGGTTGGAGTTTGTTAGGCGTGCACCACGGTCCCCTTGGACCGTGCATGTTGTCCACTTATGGGTTCTGTGGCTTGTCCGGTTTCGACAACGAGGGCGGATGCTTCTACTTGGCGTCACCTTTGTTAGACAAGTTGTTCGTGCTGGACACACAGAAAATGGAGTTTTTCACTGTCAACCATCACACTGGCTACTATGTACTCCTCAAACTTCTGCCTGGCCGGATACTCGAAGTTCTCGCCAGATACGATGATCCCCATAGAATTCAAGACAGAATTATGCCTGGCATTGTAGTAGGTAGAGAAGGATACCTTGAGATGTTTTCTCTCATCGGTGATCACAGCCCAAATGGCTCATTTGATCTCTATCATACGACTCAGCAAAGCAATGGTGAATCTTCCAATGAATGGCGGATGAAGAATATTATACCGTTGCCTGGAGGGCATGACTATTTCACCATGAGTGCTGCTGAGGGATTCTTATTCCTTGGAGCCACTACAAAAGATCAAGTGGACTTTGATAGAGAGTCTGGACCGCCGTTGTCCAGGACTGATTGGGATGTAGATTATTTTTCGCTTGAGGTCAAGACTTCTGAAGTGAGGAAGGTTTGCACGAGCAAGGGGAAATTCTTCCATGCTGAACATGTTCACTGGTACTTTGGCTACCCCCCGCCGCTGTCAAAACCGAGTGTATGA